The nucleotide window ATGGGGGATGTGCCGGAACAAAAGACCTCGCATTGTGGAAGGGTTCACGCATAGAGGAGGTCATGCACGTTTTCCTGTTCATCGCGGCGGCAGCATGTGTCAACCGCCCTTGGCCTCCAGCGTTGCTCGTGGCCTCACCCTGCTCATCACATCTTCCCCTGACTCCGACTTCCCTAATCCGCCCGGAGCAGGGCATTAGCCGACTAGATGGATCCAGCGGGATTCACTGCTGACCCTTCTTGCCCTAACAGGTTGCTACTGCCGACTATGCCTACCCTGTTGAGGGAGGGCAGCACAGGAGATCATCCACCCATGGCTGCCCCTTTCAATGGACCAAGGGATCACTACAGACTGTATTCAATGGTCTTTTCGTGATGGCAGCGCTACCTCACCTAGAACCCCCGGCCGTCAGCGACAACACTTGTGACGAGCTAGTGGTGAGCTGGGAGCAGTACGACAGGCTGATCGAGCACTTGGCACTGCAATTGCATCAAGCCTCAGCGGACTTTGATCAGATCGTGGCCCTTTCCCGTGGTGGTTTACGGGTGGGGGATCTGCTTTCCCGCCTTTTTGAATGCCCTTTGGTCGTAATGGCAGCTACTAGTTACAGCGGCGATGACGAACGAATTCAAGGAAAACTAAAACTCGGCCATCAGCTTGCCCACACATGTGACCAGCTCGGACCACGACTCCTTCTTGTAGACGATTTAGTGGATAGTGGAAACACCTTGGTTGAGGCCAGCGCTTGGCTGAAGAACCAAGTCAGCCCAACTCAACTGTTGACTGGGGTTCTGTGGCGAAAGGTTGGTAGCGCATTTATCCCAGATTTTTGGGCGATGGAGCTAACGGAAAATCCTTGGATCGTTCAGCCATTTGAACATTGGGAGAAGCTACAACCAGGCAAGCTCATGCCAATGCGTTAGTGATTTATTCAATGGTCTTGCCCAACCTTCCTGAGCTGGTTCTGGGTAGCGCAACCGTGCCCAAACGTTCACGGAATACCACCACCATCATTGGCGGAGATCGAAGAGCTGAATGTCAGCTGCTTGCTCGAAGGCGGTCACCCCTTCGTGACTCCGGCGGCAGAGTTGTCATTCAAGGCTGCTGATGATGGCGAGTTCTGAACTCTCCTAACAACCGAATCTTTAGGCCTTGCTCAACAGCGGGGCTTTTTATTGCCTGCAAGAGCGGGAAATACTTCAGGCAGTTACGTATGAACCATGACCTTCGACACTCAGATGACCCTTGCGCCGCTACAGGAACTGCGCCTTAGAAATTGATTGTTTAACGATTAATACGAATATAGATAGCCCCACCATCGCTACACCTTTTGTCAACAATATTGGTAGAAGTATCTATATTCCACCAGCTGAGACAACCACCATCAGATAATGGGACTGGTGCAGGAGATGCAACTGCTACATCAGCACTTGGATTAACTGAGGGATTACTGGACTTGTTCGTGGCAGAGCTGTCAACGATTAGACGAGTGAGCCGACAGCCTGATGAGCGAAGGGTGGCATTCCACTGATTAGCCAGGGTTGCGTCAGCGTGGTCTTCCATCAACCATTGTGCGTTTTGTCTGGCACCTGCCAGTGCTCCGCATTTGTTTTCTCTATCCGTATAATTTCTATACTCATCCATCCAACTGCTGTATTGATTTCTAAGTCTGATAGCATCAGAATTCGCCAATGCAGGCGCAGAAAAAGTGAAGGCTAAAAGCAGAAGCGAAGCGGCTTTAAACATAACTAAGAGAATATATCTATCAATTCATCATGGCCGAATGAAAGGCTATGAATCTGAATATAGGATTTAAAAAATATGAGTATTTGATAAGTCATCATGTCTGGTCACCCACGTGTTGAGGCAGGCGGGATTGTTTAGTGCAGCGGGGAATGCTTTCAGCTCGTACAACAGTGATGCTTGCTTCGTAAGCAGTTTTGCTCTCGGTATCGTGTAAGTATGCAATCTCTTCCAGCTTCTTTCTGCTTCGCTGGTTACAGCCTTCATAGCCCTTGGCCAGGGGCTGGTAATTGGGTTGTTCAACCGAGCGGTGATTCTTTTGTTGGAACTGCTACATTTTGCTTCAGTTCGAGTTGAAAGACAATCAAATTAATTGTCCTTTTTGCGAATCGCCCACCTCTAGCTTGCCCTGAAAACGCAGCGCTAAGGCTTTGTGGCTTTGGGATGGCTGCTCTCAAGCATGACCTTAAAATAATTTAAGATCAGGTTGCGGGATTAAGCTATAAAACTATTTTGAATTGAATCTTCTATCCAGCAAATGGCTAAAGTCTTAATTACAGGATTTAGCAACGCACCAGTCAGTATTCCCTTTGTTGCTTCACAGACTACCGTTACTGATTTTTTCGCAAGACCTTGGCTTATTCGTCCAGAGCTTTCTGTTTCACTTTCAAACAGAAGATATAATTTCACTGAATCATTTGATAAAGGTGGTTTCACGGAATCTACAGTTTTAAAAGGAAAGCTCAATCAACTTTTGCCCTTTGAAGATAGAAAGATTAGATCTTTTAAAAGCGTGTTAAAAACCGCTGGTGATATTCAATTCAAGGTCGAAATTGATGAAATCACAGGTTTAAGTCTTGCTAATTTTACTGATCCAACTTTTAATTCTCTTAAAAAGGTATTAAGAGGGGATGATCAGATAACCGGTGCAGAATTCTCGACAGGTTTGCTTAGGGGATACAAAGGAAATGATACTTTCTTCTTGAAATCCTTTAACGAAGCCCTTGGTGGCCCTGGCGCTGACGCATTCGTTCTTTCGACTGATACGAGAGATGCAAAGATTTTAGATTTTAAATTTGGCGTTGATAGTATTTTAATTGATGGAGACATAGATGACTACACATTTGAAAGTAAGTTTGGATTCTTTAGTGTTGAGAATGCCGTAACTGGAACCGTTCTTGCTACTGTGCAAAATATTAATCAGCCTTCGGATGCTGCCGACTTGGAATTGCTGCCATTTATTTCAGTTGATGAGGAATTGCCACCTGTTGTTTGGTGAGTATTCAGTACTTTAATGACTTTACTGCCGCAAGCTTGTAAGTTTCCCCGTCAACCATGGTGGGGCTTTTCTATCCTTTATAAGGGTGAATACTTCTAAATTTCACGTCTGAACCATGATCTTCGTTGGCTAGCCGACCTTTGCGCTGCTTCAGGAACCGCTCATAGCGCTTCGTGCCAACGACCCTGATGGCTTCAATGCTTGGTTGTCACTTGGCATCGAACGGCTTGGAAAGCCTGCTGTCATTGAACTGCTGGTGGACTGGATGGACCCGATCCTCACGTCAGACGACGCGGACAGGCTGGTCGGTTGGCACCTGGGAGTGTGCCTCTAGACAGGTGCTGGTCTGCACTCAGCTAATTCTCAGTCAACTCTGAGTCAACTCAAGGTGTTTTGAATCAATGAACAAGAGATGGTGTGTTTACCAGATGGTCGGGGAGCCTGAAGCCGTTTAGCGGGGCTGAAAGCTATACAAAACCCTTCGGGGAAAAGCAGGGGGCGCTGTGTGTCGCCGACAATCTCCCGACAAAACATTCACCCCGCCAGCAATAGCGGGGTTTTTTGTGGTTCCCTCAATTGGAGGAGACGGATTCGTCCGAATGCCATTCAGCAGCCTTTGTGTAAGGCCCAGCGACCATGATCGGTAGAAATAATT belongs to Synechococcus sp. WH 7805 and includes:
- a CDS encoding phosphoribosyltransferase, coding for MSWEQYDRLIEHLALQLHQASADFDQIVALSRGGLRVGDLLSRLFECPLVVMAATSYSGDDERIQGKLKLGHQLAHTCDQLGPRLLLVDDLVDSGNTLVEASAWLKNQVSPTQLLTGVLWRKVGSAFIPDFWAMELTENPWIVQPFEHWEKLQPGKLMPMR